In a single window of the Aquarana catesbeiana isolate 2022-GZ linkage group LG13, ASM4218655v1, whole genome shotgun sequence genome:
- the LOC141116573 gene encoding olfactory receptor 6N2-like, translated as MNNFKLFEQMSLNKTVSQFIILGFSNTGQLWPFFFSLLLMSYFLVVAGNVTISALIFVDRHLHAPMYFLIGILSFLEIWYTAVTIPGVLTVIWKGKTQISFSNCMMQMYLFHSFGITENYLLNLMAYDRMVAICNPLRYHTIMTLKRCKTLVSSCWFLGFLSPLTLLISVSQLPFCGPNEINHLFCDSSPLLNLVCADTSLNFIIDFAISLCMIILTSLFLIVTYVRIIITILKMKSSKVQKKAFSTCASHLTVVLMFYGSVAFMYIRPQIRYTPEYDKLVAINYSVLTPLFNPMIYSLRNKEIINSLKKLLRVKYVKHS; from the coding sequence ATGAACAATTTCAAACTTTTTGAACAAATGTCTTTAAATAAAACAGTCTCTCAGTTTATAATTTTAGGGTTTTCCAACACTGGTCAGTTATGGCCTTTCTTCTTCAGTCTTTTATTAATGTCCTATTTCCTGGTAGTTGCCGGCAATGTGACAATATCAGCATTAATCTTTGTTGACAGACATCTTCATGCACCAATGTACTTCTTAATTGGTATTTTGTCTTTCCTTGAGATTTGGTATACAGCAGTTACAATTCCTGGTGTGCTTACCGTAATTTGGAAGGGTAAGACCCAAATCTCATTCAGTAATTGTATGATGCAAATGTACCTCTTTCACTCATTTGGTATTACAGAGAACTATTTACTTAATTTAATGGCTTATGACCGTATGGTCGCAATTTGCAATCCTCTTCGGTACCATACTATAATGACTTTAAAGCGCTGCAAGACTTTGGTCTCAAGTTGTTGGTTTCTTGGATTTCTAAGTCCTTTAACACTTCTTATTTCAGTCTCACAGTTACCATTTTGTGGTCCAAATGAAATAAATCATCTGTTCTGCGATTCTTCTCCTCTTCTTAACTTGGTGTGTGCGGATACATCCCttaattttattattgattttgcTATTAGCCTTTGCATGATAATCTTGACCTCTCTTTTTCTTATTGTGACTTATGTGAGAATTATAATCACCATACTGAAAATGAAGTCTAGCAAAGTACAGAAGAAAGCTTTTTCTACATGTGCTTCTCATCTTACAGTTGTGCTAATGTTCTATGGAAGTGTAGCATTTATGTATATCAGACCTCAAATAAGATATACTCCAGAATATGACAAACTTGTGGCTATCAATTATTCTGTACTAACTCCACTCTTTAATCCTATGATATATAGCCTTCGAAACAAAGAAATTATAAATTCACTGAAAAAATTACTGCGAGTAAAATATGTTAAGCATTCCTGA